Part of the Phycisphaerae bacterium genome, CCAAATCACTCCAGTCATCGTGCGGTCCTCCGCGAGGCCACGGTGTCAGTAACTCGGCGAAGTCACGGCCGTCCGCGGCGGGCTGGTCCGGCGATGCCAGATAGAAGAAACCCTCGCAGAGATGGAAGACACTCTTCATGCCCAGACCGTACTTCCCAATGGCGCCGAGATCCTCGCCCTTCGCCGGTTCGTTCACTCGCCATATCGCTTCCGCGTCCGCGTCTCGGAAGATTCCGTCGTTGAGAATGAGTATGGTCGGCCCGGTGAGCAACGGGTGGATGCTCTGAGGCCAGTTGTCGGTCCAGCCGATATGGAACTTGCCAGCCTGCGAGTCGTCGGCGTTCTGGATCAGCTCTTTGACGATGGTCTGGAAACTATACTGGTCGCGGAGTATTCGGCGGAGTCCGTGAACCTCGTCGCTTTGCAGATGCTTCATGACTCACTCATAGCTGTTCCGTCTCGCCTCGCGGAGAACGTCGAGTATCAACGATGCGCTTGCACACGCGACCCTCTACGTCGATTGGAAGCGTGCCGCGCCTATCCTGGCTTCAGTCTTGCAGGCTCTTCCAGAATATCCAGGATCGCCTTGGCGCAGTAAACGCGATCCCGGCGTGCGTCTCCGACCTCCTCAATGATGGATGCGTCCTTGAGCTTCCTGATCGCTCGCTGCGCCGTCGTGAACGCCACACGCAGGCGTTCGGCGGCCCTGTTCGCGGTAACGAACGGGTTTTCTGCGATCATGTCCAGGAGGAGTGCGGGCGTCTTTGACGCCGAACCTGCGACTTTCAGGCGCCATTGGTCGAGAAGTTGGCTTATCCTCTCAGCGCGACCTACTGCGTCCTCCGACTGTCGGGCCACGCCGTTGAGGAAGTACTCCAGCCAATCCTCCCACTTACTTTCCCTGCTGACCGCAAGAAGTAGGTCATAGTAGTCGCGCCGGGTGGCCTCGAAGAACGCGCTCAAATAGAGCAAGGGCGTTGGCAAAACGTCGCGCTCCACGAGTAGGAGCGTGATCAGCAATCGTCCTACCCTCCCGTTGCCGTCCAGGAAGGGATGGATCGCCTCGAATTGGTAGTGGATCAGGCCGGCGTGTAGCAGTGGCGGCATAGACGCATCACGAAGTGCGCGCTCCCATTCCGCAAGACAGTTCATCAATTCACTTGGCGGCGGTGGGACATACCCCGCGTTGGCGAGCGTGCAACCGGGTGGGCCGATCCAATTCTGCGAATGTCGAAACTCGCCCGGCGTCGCGTGTTCGCCCCGCACGCCCTCCATCAACACGCCGTGAAGTTCTCGCACGAGGCGCAGAGAGAGCGGAAGCTCGTGCAAACGTCGAAGGCCATGCTCCAACGCGGCAACGTAGTTCCCGACCTCGCGAAGATCACCCGGGCTTCGCTCCACAGCGGCGCCTGCCTCAGCGGCGAGAAGTTCCCCCAGCGTTGCCTGGGTCCCTTCGATACGGCTGGAAAGCACGGCCTCACGCCTGAGAAAGGGCCGCATCAAGAGGTGCGGATTCGGAAGGCGCGCCCCCTGACCGGCCAATCGGCCGACAAGCCGGTCTGCGTCCGAAAGCGCTCTAATGATTCGCGGTGACCAGTTCAGATCAGGCGGGAGTGGATTCGGTACAAAGGCCGAGTAGCCTTCCACACAACGAACCAGCCTTCCGGAGGCTTTTGCCATCGAGTCACCGCTCCCCGGGGGTTGCAGCAGCGAAAACAAGCCGCTCTGTTATTAGCGAAATCGTACTTAGTCGATAATAACCTGTCAACGGCTCTTCAACGAAATGCGGGCTAAGCTTGACGGCCTCATACCCGTGTCCTATCGGACGTGATCCGGAATCGAAGGAGCCCGCCGTGCAA contains:
- a CDS encoding Fic family protein — translated: MAKASGRLVRCVEGYSAFVPNPLPPDLNWSPRIIRALSDADRLVGRLAGQGARLPNPHLLMRPFLRREAVLSSRIEGTQATLGELLAAEAGAAVERSPGDLREVGNYVAALEHGLRRLHELPLSLRLVRELHGVLMEGVRGEHATPGEFRHSQNWIGPPGCTLANAGYVPPPPSELMNCLAEWERALRDASMPPLLHAGLIHYQFEAIHPFLDGNGRVGRLLITLLLVERDVLPTPLLYLSAFFEATRRDYYDLLLAVSRESKWEDWLEYFLNGVARQSEDAVGRAERISQLLDQWRLKVAGSASKTPALLLDMIAENPFVTANRAAERLRVAFTTAQRAIRKLKDASIIEEVGDARRDRVYCAKAILDILEEPARLKPG